The Gloeothece verrucosa PCC 7822 genome contains a region encoding:
- a CDS encoding PP2C family protein-serine/threonine phosphatase, with product MTPSEITPELILEENQQLQLGNYEIKIVSNLGLFIDIHYFKVEIKPLNDENLQLGLLRIGSLQSGLKRELALRDKLNDYGMIVKILAKEQKNNILINSDRFCLDLNSNSVINSNDEFKDSSEAVEEESDYLEEEFYPETHFDNNITEEKILILSDYPHEYLTLANWLKEEHTPEEILSLIIQICQCLSYICQKKWCIINFNPHLIEVNQGGKPLQFFDLTNAYPFDYKPELGLSGDYYAPELALAHPINELMSSYTINLLLYQAFHQKLIHDQALINYEIKPIPRIYQILKIGLSHIPEERFYLAQLRDLLVETRKGFRQIKIHWNVASNSTIGLSTQRLQNEDNYGIRQQKISNYDTLILGVVADGMGGMAQGEVASQIAVNTFLKEPIPEYFSTIEQRNTWLLDLCQKANQLISEQVNDGGTTLSVVLAINDDLMIAHIGDSRIYHLRKGEIQQISEDHSLVAMLVANGEITEEESLEHPDRNVLLKSLGSKRHLSNGYVQTLNRTLNNLSIKLENEDILLLCSDGVWDLVPKGELLELFNSCNPLQMAVDKTIEKVIEKGASDNATLLALQCQITSAY from the coding sequence ATGACACCATCAGAAATAACTCCAGAATTAATTCTTGAAGAAAATCAACAGTTACAACTAGGAAACTATGAAATTAAGATTGTATCCAATCTCGGTTTATTCATTGATATTCATTACTTTAAAGTTGAAATTAAGCCTCTTAATGACGAAAATTTACAATTAGGATTACTGCGTATTGGTTCCTTACAAAGTGGCTTAAAGCGAGAATTAGCTCTTAGAGATAAGCTAAATGATTATGGAATGATAGTAAAAATTTTAGCCAAAGAACAGAAAAATAATATTTTGATTAATTCGGATAGATTCTGCTTAGACCTAAATTCAAATTCAGTAATTAATTCTAATGATGAATTTAAGGATTCTTCAGAAGCGGTTGAGGAAGAATCTGACTATTTAGAAGAAGAGTTTTATCCTGAAACACATTTTGATAACAATATTACTGAAGAAAAAATTTTAATTTTAAGTGATTATCCTCATGAATACTTAACTTTAGCTAATTGGCTTAAGGAAGAACATACGCCTGAAGAAATACTGTCTTTAATCATTCAAATTTGTCAATGTTTATCTTATATTTGTCAAAAAAAATGGTGTATTATTAATTTTAATCCTCATTTAATAGAAGTTAATCAAGGGGGAAAACCCTTACAATTTTTTGACTTAACTAATGCTTATCCATTTGATTATAAACCAGAGTTGGGGTTATCAGGAGATTATTATGCTCCTGAATTGGCTTTAGCCCATCCCATTAATGAGTTAATGAGCAGTTATACTATTAATTTATTGCTTTATCAAGCTTTTCATCAAAAACTTATTCATGATCAAGCCTTAATTAATTATGAAATAAAGCCGATTCCTCGAATTTACCAAATTCTGAAAATCGGATTATCTCATATACCAGAAGAGAGATTTTATTTGGCTCAACTGAGAGATTTATTAGTCGAAACTCGTAAAGGGTTTAGGCAAATAAAAATTCATTGGAATGTCGCCAGTAATTCAACAATTGGACTGTCAACTCAAAGGCTTCAAAACGAAGACAACTATGGAATTAGACAGCAAAAAATTAGTAATTATGATACATTAATTTTAGGAGTTGTTGCAGATGGTATGGGAGGAATGGCGCAAGGAGAAGTAGCTAGTCAAATAGCAGTTAACACATTTTTAAAAGAACCTATACCCGAATATTTTTCAACAATAGAGCAGCGAAACACTTGGTTACTTGATTTATGTCAGAAAGCCAATCAATTAATTAGTGAACAAGTTAACGATGGGGGAACAACTTTAAGTGTTGTTTTAGCAATTAATGATGATTTAATGATTGCTCATATCGGAGATAGCCGTATCTACCACTTAAGAAAAGGAGAAATTCAACAAATCAGTGAAGATCATTCTCTGGTTGCAATGTTAGTGGCTAATGGAGAAATTACTGAAGAAGAAAGTTTAGAACATCCTGATAGAAATGTTTTATTAAAATCTCTAGGTTCAAAACGCCATTTAAGCAATGGTTATGTTCAAACCTTAAACCGTACCCTAAACAATTTATCAATAAAACTTGAAAATGAAGACATTTTACTTCTCTGTTCTGACGGAGTTTGGGATTTAGTTCCAAAAGGAGAATTACTAGAACTATTTAACTCTTGTAATCCTTTACAAATGGCCGTAGATAAGACGATTGAGAAAGTCATAGAAAAAGGAGCTTCAGATAATGCTACTCTTCTAGCTTTGCAATGTCAAATTACATCAGCTTATTGA
- a CDS encoding FHA domain-containing serine/threonine-protein kinase has product MTFNYCLPPGTILGQGKYQIESVLGQGGFGITYQGINLVNLRKVAIKENWPENATRQGTTIIWSNNISPKNRIIQLKKVATEAEYIHRCVHPNIVGVYDWFEENNTAYVVMSLIPGKTLFNIFTEKGIFEQSLVKRYFIQITEALKVIHQANLLHRDIKPENIIITPQDIPILIDFGATKEFIAGQTRQMSATLTPGYAPLEQYSYRTKRYPATDIYALCASMYELLTGQLPTTAAERALSDTLIFPRLLNSKIDPDLEKIIIKGMKLRVEERFQNAEELLKELKKITQTAQLMPKELIQKSEAFFLEPKYYIIGRFTDGELPVDINLEGYLGCETVSRKHGVIYPEEEKWKIKDLGSANGIFIKRVGQARFSSRITQPENLNSGDEIAIGKVKFCFYCC; this is encoded by the coding sequence ATGACTTTTAATTATTGTTTACCACCAGGAACTATACTAGGTCAAGGTAAATATCAGATAGAATCTGTTCTCGGTCAAGGAGGTTTTGGCATCACTTATCAAGGAATAAATTTAGTTAACTTGAGAAAAGTAGCTATCAAAGAAAACTGGCCAGAAAATGCTACTCGACAAGGAACAACCATCATTTGGTCAAATAATATTTCTCCTAAAAATAGAATAATACAATTAAAAAAAGTAGCAACAGAAGCAGAATATATTCATCGCTGTGTTCATCCTAACATTGTGGGAGTCTATGATTGGTTTGAAGAAAATAACACAGCTTATGTTGTTATGTCTCTTATTCCAGGAAAAACATTATTTAATATTTTTACAGAAAAAGGAATTTTTGAGCAATCTTTAGTCAAACGTTATTTTATTCAAATAACTGAGGCTCTTAAAGTTATTCATCAAGCTAATCTTTTACATCGGGATATTAAACCAGAAAATATTATTATTACTCCTCAAGATATTCCTATTTTAATTGACTTTGGTGCGACGAAAGAATTTATTGCCGGACAAACTCGACAAATGAGTGCTACTTTAACGCCGGGTTATGCGCCTCTTGAACAGTATAGCTACCGTACTAAACGTTATCCGGCGACTGATATATATGCTCTATGTGCATCTATGTATGAATTATTAACTGGACAATTACCCACTACTGCCGCAGAAAGAGCATTATCTGATACTTTAATTTTCCCTAGACTATTAAATTCAAAAATTGACCCAGATTTAGAAAAAATTATTATTAAAGGAATGAAACTACGGGTAGAAGAACGGTTTCAAAATGCTGAAGAATTACTCAAAGAACTCAAAAAAATTACTCAAACTGCTCAACTAATGCCTAAAGAATTAATACAAAAAAGTGAGGCATTTTTTTTAGAGCCAAAATATTATATTATTGGACGTTTTACAGACGGAGAGTTACCCGTTGATATTAATTTAGAAGGATATCTTGGTTGTGAAACAGTCTCTCGTAAACATGGTGTTATTTATCCAGAAGAAGAAAAATGGAAAATTAAAGATTTAGGGTCAGCTAATGGAATTTTTATTAAAAGAGTAGGTCAAGCTCGTTTTAGTAGTAGAATTACCCAACCTGAAAACTTAAATTCAGGCGATGAAATAGCAATAGGAAAAGTTAAGTTTTGTTTTTATTGTTGTTAA
- a CDS encoding serine/threonine-protein kinase produces the protein MPISCTVCLTDNFDNTTFCQFCGSPLSLEENNSNSTISGLYLPPKTLLKQGNYQIEKTLGQGGFGITYKAIQMATLKELAIKELFPDGSYRQGTSIIWSSNITPKEQQKEIDNFKKEAAYLSKCIHPNIARVYDWFVENNTAYMVMDFIKGESLLDILKQKGVLPVDQIKRYFLQLADALKLIHAYSILHRDIKPENLLIDSHDNVILIDFGAARDFLAEKSVEHTKIITEGYAPLEQYSSRAKRGPSTDIYALCASMYELLTGKLPPSATDRIQQETLITPSQYNPQIDSLTEQVILTGMRLYAKDRFQSAEELIDALKGKLISPIQKRAKELVKQGNLTEAIKIYEKCLSSEPNNGDAAVELAIVQIHYNDSQAEIAAQKAIQLKSNDGRGYGVLGLIYCRNSRWTEAVKILQQASNLSPHEIWIQANLAWALGKIGNWQQAEIAINQAIQIDHTSPFALGIKAWIHFHQQQPKKTMQSATQAVFQANQKTSQNNKDIKRWVYPYLLISLDKVSQQQTTVERRIEEFITQVPDSSFAWGYKGWKQAVGRLWNNALSCFQQINYQFNTHSWVLFNYGVTQELLNDLEGAIKAYLIYSQNFPPNPFVAFRLGTLLGKIGRWQEAKTYLEQAVQLKSDYAEAYHNLGWVLLNIKTPDGQIQYFRQLLAAYRQANILYTGQNKLHQAQHIKQIFKIADVEL, from the coding sequence ATGCCTATATCATGTACTGTTTGTTTAACAGATAATTTTGATAATACTACATTTTGTCAATTTTGTGGCTCTCCTTTAAGCTTAGAGGAAAATAATTCTAATTCTACCATATCTGGACTATATTTACCTCCTAAAACCCTGCTTAAACAAGGTAATTATCAAATTGAAAAAACCCTCGGTCAAGGTGGGTTTGGCATCACCTACAAAGCCATTCAAATGGCTACTTTAAAAGAATTAGCAATAAAAGAACTCTTCCCTGATGGTTCATATCGCCAAGGAACATCAATTATTTGGTCTAGTAATATTACCCCTAAAGAACAACAAAAAGAAATTGATAATTTTAAAAAAGAAGCTGCCTATTTATCAAAATGTATTCATCCTAATATTGCTAGAGTTTATGATTGGTTTGTAGAAAATAATACTGCTTATATGGTAATGGATTTTATTAAGGGAGAATCTTTATTAGATATTCTGAAGCAAAAAGGGGTTTTACCAGTAGATCAAATAAAACGTTATTTTTTACAATTAGCTGATGCTTTAAAATTAATTCATGCCTATAGTATTTTACACCGAGATATTAAACCAGAAAATTTGTTAATTGATTCTCACGATAATGTAATTCTAATTGATTTCGGTGCGGCTAGAGATTTTTTAGCCGAAAAAAGCGTAGAACATACCAAAATTATTACTGAAGGCTATGCTCCTTTAGAACAATATAGTAGTCGAGCAAAACGAGGGCCGAGTACCGATATTTATGCTTTATGTGCTTCAATGTATGAACTACTTACAGGCAAACTTCCACCATCTGCAACTGATAGAATTCAACAAGAAACTTTAATTACTCCTAGTCAATATAATCCTCAAATAGATAGTTTAACAGAGCAAGTTATCTTAACTGGAATGAGACTTTATGCCAAAGATAGATTTCAATCTGCTGAAGAATTAATTGATGCTTTAAAAGGAAAACTTATTTCTCCTATTCAGAAACGGGCTAAAGAATTAGTTAAACAAGGAAATTTAACAGAAGCAATTAAAATCTATGAAAAATGCTTAAGCAGTGAACCAAATAATGGAGATGCTGCTGTTGAATTAGCTATTGTTCAAATACATTATAATGATTCTCAAGCAGAAATAGCGGCTCAAAAAGCCATCCAATTAAAATCCAATGATGGAAGAGGATATGGTGTTTTAGGATTAATCTATTGTCGTAACTCTCGTTGGACAGAAGCTGTTAAAATTTTACAGCAAGCTTCTAATTTATCTCCTCATGAAATCTGGATACAAGCTAATTTAGCTTGGGCATTAGGTAAAATTGGTAACTGGCAACAAGCAGAAATCGCGATAAATCAAGCAATTCAAATTGACCATACCTCCCCTTTTGCTTTGGGAATAAAAGCTTGGATTCATTTTCATCAGCAGCAACCTAAAAAAACTATGCAGAGTGCTACCCAGGCCGTTTTTCAAGCTAATCAGAAAACTTCCCAAAATAATAAGGACATTAAACGTTGGGTTTATCCTTATCTTCTTATCTCGTTAGATAAAGTTAGTCAACAACAAACAACTGTAGAAAGACGAATAGAAGAATTTATCACCCAAGTTCCTGATAGTAGTTTTGCTTGGGGATATAAAGGATGGAAACAAGCAGTGGGAAGATTATGGAATAATGCTCTCTCTTGCTTTCAACAGATAAACTATCAATTTAATACTCACAGTTGGGTATTATTTAACTATGGAGTCACTCAAGAACTTTTAAATGATCTTGAAGGAGCAATAAAAGCTTACTTAATCTACTCTCAAAACTTTCCTCCTAATCCATTTGTTGCTTTTCGTCTAGGAACTTTATTGGGAAAAATTGGACGGTGGCAAGAGGCAAAAACTTATTTAGAACAAGCTGTTCAATTAAAATCAGACTATGCTGAAGCTTATCATAATTTGGGCTGGGTTTTATTAAATATTAAAACTCCAGATGGACAAATTCAATATTTTCGTCAATTATTGGCAGCTTATCGCCAAGCAAATATTTTATATACAGGGCAGAATAAATTGCATCAAGCACAACACATTAAACAAATATTTAAGATAGCTGATGTTGAACTTTAA